From Halichondria panicea chromosome 12, odHalPani1.1, whole genome shotgun sequence, a single genomic window includes:
- the LOC135344876 gene encoding TNF receptor-associated factor 6-like produces MASDSIHVTSRFRRPGIKATDSSSKSSSGGYDYKFVEEPSDDLKCLICLCVARDPQQHGDGGCGKIYCRSCIDQYKMNDDKCPNCRKVMTTFKDERSNRDIQSLRVKCINLKDGCQWVGELRHVDEHLKTCDYVKLPCPNECTCKGRGVFEKATQLFRKDLQKHLEDRCPRRQYSCPHCQKNGKYKHITGDHTEDCPKMIIECSNAFHCKTTFPRENERAHLSTCQYQNVACKYSEFGCKKRPFRKDLQEHENDDNAHLRIAMPTMLMTTMLTLKKQCMLNTQLHCSNMKDQLGLIEIFKMPSFKEKKRKQ; encoded by the exons ATGGCCTCTGATTCTATACATGTAACCTCAAGGTTTCgacggcctggaatcaaggctactGATTCTAGTTCTAAGTCCAGTTCTGGAGGCTATGACTACAAGTTTGTGGAGGAGCCCTCTGATGACCTCAAGTGTCTGATTTGCCTGTGTGTGGCCAGGGACCCTCAACAACATGGGGACGGGGGCTGTGGGAAAATCTACTGTAGAAGCTGTATCGACCAGTATAAGATGAATGATGACAAGTGCCCAAACTGTCGAAAAGTTATGACTACCTTCAAAGATGAAAGGA GCAATAGGGACATCCAGTCATTGAGAGTTAAATGCATCAATCTTAAGGATGGCTGTCAGTGGGTGGGTGAGCTACGACATGTGGACGAGCATCTCAAGACATGTGACTATGTCAAGCTGCCCTGCCCTAATGAATGTACGTGCAAGGGACGTGGAGTCTTTGAAAAAGCAACACAATTGTTTCGTAAAGACCTCCAAAAGCACCTTGAGGACAGGTGTCCACGTCGTCAGTACAGCTGTCCCCACTGCCAGAAGAATGGTAAATACAAACATATCACTGGAGATCATACTGAGGACTGTCCCAAGATGATCATTGAGTGTTCCAATGCTTTTCACTGCAAGACAACGTTTCCAAGAGAAAATGAACGCGCCCATCTCTCCACCTGCCAGTATCAGAACGTAGCCTGCAAATACAGTGAGTTTGGGTGTAAAAAGAGGCCATTTCGAAAAGATCTCCAAGAACACGAGAACGACGACAATGCACACCTCCGTATTGCCATGCCAACGATGCTGATGACAACGATGCTGACGCTAAAAAAACAATGCATGCTAAATACACAGTTACATTGTTCTAACATGAAGGATCAGCTAGGCCTTATTGAGATATTCAAGATGCCCTCttttaaagaaaaaaaaagaaaacaaTAA
- the LOC135344850 gene encoding lymphocyte-specific helicase-like, whose amino-acid sequence MAEREELRKTLFLTQAEIAQKKQSKRKSKSMKKLPPSNSHLLQHVQPVVVTSYEICMRDVKFLQFKGWAYLVVDEGHRIKNLNCKLIKALKSYDASNRLLLTGTPLQNNLAELWSLLNFLLPDIFNDLNSFQSWFDFAKGGEDEVREKIIAQEREQHVLRTLHQILTPFLLRRLKTDVEYSLPPKKEILVYAPLTQHQEKFYKSLLDKSILNLLDKEKEERLKARGGGRGSSGVCEGVEVCEEEGKRARQCKISKSDCYSQLTDSQFDSIMTGEADLKDFVPQVEETKTNKKDLVPKFSATNIKMTSVYTMLRLCSNHPYLLEFPLTPSGDFKVDEELVQCAGKIRVLDRLLTALIKDGHKTLVFSQFTRMLDILEDYLEMRGVVYARLDGSMGFADRQINIAKFKSHPACMVFLLSTRAAGLGLNLTEADTVILHDSDWNPQTDLQAQDRCHRIGQSKPVVVYRLVTANTIDQRIVERAASKRKLEKMIIHKGKFKGNTNDSACDLSLEDLSDLLNSVDHDRVVGRDGQVISDDALAALLDRTATKRPVNECPDQGSDDNGDEGETNHSGVFKVLEDIGNVVCNKEEVAKSESNDDIVKLQNENMIEDKTDLATDTQLIEHNSINVGKNESMQLPTQEDDHSKETPLTNEGSITCETMETTIESKSSILATGPAGGDMEHLTEGNNTKSVLNETMETDNESKSATLATGPAGGDMEPLTEGNNTKSVLNETMETDNESKSATLATGPAGGDMEPLTEGNNTKSVLNETMETDNESKSATLATGSTGGDMEPLTEADNTKGTLNEASGAMDCDTPIEFAVKSSSEKGRSGDCEITGMDCDVPREHVVVDISACL is encoded by the exons ATGGCTGAGAGGGAAGAGTTACGCAAGACACTGTTCCTTACACAAGCAGAAATTGCCCAGAAAAAACAGAGCAAGAGGAAATCCAAGAGCATGAAGAAGCTACCCCCTAGTAACTCACACCTGCTACAACATGTGCAGCCAGTGGTGGTGACTTCATATGAGATATGTATGAGGGATGTCAAGTTCCTACAGTTCAAGGGTTGGGCGTATCTGGTGGTGGACGAGGGGCACCGTATTAAGAACCTCAATTGCAAGCTCATcaa AGCCTTGAAGTCATATGATGCTTCCAACCGCCTCCTACTCACGGGGACTCCACTACAGAACAACCTAGCTGAGTTGTGGTCTCTCCTCAACTTCCTCCTGCCTGACATCTTTAACGACCTCAACAG TTTCCAGTCATGGTTTGACTTTGCTAAAGGTGGTGAGGATGAGGTCAGAGAGAAGATCATAGCCCAGGAGAGAGAGCAGCATGTGCTCAGGACACTGCATCAG ATCCTCACTCCATTCCTCCTACGTCGACTCAAGACTGACGTGGAGTACTCCCTACCTCCTAAGAAGGAGATCCTAGTCTATGCCCCACTCACTCAACAccag GAGAAGTTCTACAAAAGTCTACTGGACAAGTCGATTCTGAACCTCCTGGACAAAGAGAAAGAGGAGAGACTGAAAGCACGAGGGGGCGGCAGAGGGAGTAGTGGGGTGTGTGAGGGCGTGGAGGTGTGTGAGGAGGAGGGCAAGAGAGCTCGGCAATGCAAGATCAGCAAGtcaga CTGCTACTCTCAACTGACAGACAGTCAGTTTGACTCCATCATGACTGGAGAGGCAGATCTGAAGGACTTTGTACCCCAAGTGGAGGAAACAAAGACAAACAAAAAGGA TCTTGTTCCCAAGTTCTCTGCTACTAACATCAAGATGACGAGTGTGTACACGATGCTGCGACTATGCTCCAACCATCCCTACCTCCTCGAGTTCCCCCTCACCCCCAGCGGAGACTTCAAAGTGGACGAGGAGTTAGTTCAGTGTGCTGGCAAGATACGTGTGTTGGACAGATTGCTAACTGCTCTCATTAAAGATGGACACAAG ACTCTCGTGTTCTCCCAGTTCACTCGTATGCTGGACATACTGGAGGACTACCTGGAGATGAGGGGTGTGGTTTACGCCCGATTGGACGGCTCTATGGGATTTGCCGATCGTCAGATAAACATTGCCAAGTTCAAAAGTCATCCTGCCTGTATGGTGTTCCTACTGAGTACTAGAGCAGCTGGGCTGGGCCTCAACCTCACTGAGGCAGACACGGTTATCCTGCACGACTCTGACTGG aacccCCAGACGGACCTTCAGGCCCAGGATCGCTGTCATCGTATAGGGCAGTCCAAGCCGGTGGTGGTGTACCGACTAGTGACTGCCAACACCATCGACCAGCGCATTGTAGAGAGGGCAGCTTCCAAGAGGAAACTGGAGAAGATGATCATTCACAAAG GGAAGTTCAAGGGTAACACCAATGACAGTGCATGTGATCTCTCTCTAGAAGACCTCTCGGACCTGTTGAACTCTGTGGACCATGATCGGGTGGTGGGCAGGGATGGTCAGGTGATCTCTGATGACGCCCTCGCCGCTCTATTGGACAGAACTGCGACTAAGCGACCAGTAAACGAGTGCCCAGACCAAGGCTCTGATGATAACGGTGACGAGGGGGAGACTAATCACTCTGGAGTGTTTAAAGTGCTCGAGGATATTGGCAACGTGGTGTGTAACAAAGAAGAGGTAGCAAAGAGCGAAAGCAATGACGATATCGTGAAGCTCCAAAACGAGAATATGATTGAAGACAAGACTGATTTGGCAACAGACACTCAACTTATTGAACACAACTCAATCAATGTCGGCAAGAATGAAAGTATGCAGCTCCCTACCCAAGAAGATGATCATTCGAAAGAAACCCCCTTAACCAACGAAGGGTCAATAACGTGTGAAACAATGGAGACTACCATCGAAAGCAAGAGTTCTATACTAGCTACTGGACCAGCAGGAGGCGACATGGAGCATCTAACTGAAGGAAACAATACAAAGAGTGTCCTAAATGAAACAATGGAGACTGACAATGAAAGCAAGAGTGCTACACTAGCTACTGGACCAGCAGGAGGTGACATGGAGCCTCTAACTGAAGGAAACAATACAAAGAGTGTCCTAAATGAAACAATGGAGACTGACAATGAAAGCAAGAGTGCTACACTAGCTACTGGACCAGCAGGAGGGGACATGGAGCCTCTAACTGAAGGAAACAATACAAAGAGTGTCCTAAATGAAACGATGGAGACTGACAATGAAAGCAAGAGTGCTACACTAGCTACTGGATCAACAGGAGGGGACATGGAGCCTCTAACTGAAGCAGACAATACAAAGGGCACTCTAAATGAAGCTAGCGGAGCTATGGATTGTGATACCCCGATCGAGTTTGCGGTAAAAAGCAGCAGTGAGAAAGGCAGGAGTGGTGACTGTGAGATCACTGGGATGGATTGTGATGTGCCGAGGGAGCATGTGGTTGTGGATATATCGGCCTGCCTGTAA
- the LOC135344869 gene encoding TNF receptor-associated factor 4-like has protein sequence MASGSSSSSSSGGYDYQFVDEPSDDLKCLICLCVARDPQQHGDGGCGKIYCTSCIDKYKTRNYKCPNCRKVITTFKDERSNRDIQSLKVKCTNRTDGCQWMGELRHVDEHLKTCDYVKLECPNECTTVYQRMKLFRKNLQKHIDNKCPRRQHSCPHCQEIGEYQDITRKHIKICPKIIIECSNAPHCKIRFPRETKQTHLSTCQYQVVACKYSEFGCEKMQFRKDLQEHENDDNTHLRIAMTTVLSLKKQSTLLNTQLHCSSIKDQLGATSIFKMPSFKEKKENNDEFLSDPFYTHPRGYKMVINIDANGNGDNKGTHVSVWVYLMRGEYDDQLEFPFKGTIKFELLNQLNDKNHYWGSFTHDGTQKSSKRVIDRERSDEAHGVPAFIPHRDLHVAYNAIQYLQDDCLVFRISVDVPSYKPWLQCT, from the exons ATGGCCTCTGGATCTAGTTCTAGTTCCAGCTCTGGTGGCTACGACTACCAGTTTGTGGATGAGCCCTCTGATGACCTCAAGTGTCTGATTTGCCTGTGTGTGGCCAGGGACCCTCAACAACATGGGGACGGGGGCTGTGGGAAAATCTACTGTACTAGCTGTATCGACAAGTATAAGACGAGAAATTACAAGTGCCCAAACTGTCGAAAAGTTATAACTACCTTTAAAGATGAAAGGA GTAATAGGGACATACAGTCATTGAAAGTTAAATGCACAAATCGTACCGACGGCTGTCAGTGGATGGGTGAGCTACGACATGTGGACGAGCATCTCAAGACATGTGACTATGTCAAGCTTGAATGCCCTAATGAGTGTACAACAGTTTATCAAAGAATGAAATTGTTTCGTAAAAACCTCCAAAAACATATTGATAACAAGTGCCCACGTCGTCAGCACAGCTGTCCCCACTGCCAGGAAATTGGTGAGTACCAAGATATCACTAGAAAGCATATTAAGATCTGTCCTAAGATAATCATTGAGTGTTCCAATGCTCCTCACTGCAAGATAAGATTTCCACGAGAAACTAAACAAACCCATCTCTCCACCTGCCAGTATCAAGTGGTTGCTTGCAAATACAGTGAGTTTGGGTGCGAAAAGATGCAATTTCGAAAAGATCTCCAAGAACACGAGAATGACGACAATACACACCTCCGTATTGCCATGACAACGGTACTGTCACTAAAGAAACAATCCACCCTACTAAATACACAGTTACATTGCTCTAGCATAAAGGACCAGCTAGGAGCTACTTCTATCTTCAAGATGCCCTCTTTTAAAGAGAAAAAAGAAAACAATGACGAGTTTCTCAGCGATCCATTCTATACCCACCCCAGAGGTTATAAAATGGTCATTAACATTGATGCAAATGGTAACGGGGATAACAAAGGCACTCATGTCTCAGTGTGGGTTTATCTAATGAGGGGAGAATACGATGATCAACTCGAGTTCCCATTCAAAGGCACTATCAAGTTTGAGCTACTCAATCAGCTGAATGACAAGAACCATTATTGGGGGTCATTCACGCATGACGGTACACAAAAGAGTAGCAAGAGAGTAATCGATCGCGAGAGGTCTGACGAAGCACACGGTGTGCCTGCATTCATTCCTCACAGAgacctacatgtagcatacAACGCCATCCAGTACCTCCAGGATGATTGTCTAGTGTTTCGAATCTCCGTTGATGTACCATCCTACAAACCATGGTTACAATGCACCTAG
- the LOC135344875 gene encoding TNF receptor-associated factor 5-like — MGELRHVDEHLNTCDYVKLECPNECVFDEATQFLRKDLQKHLKEECPCRQYSCPHCKETDKYEYITGEHIEDCPKMIIECSNAPHCKTTFPRETKHAHLSTCQYQEVACKYSEFGCEKMPFRKDLQEHENDDNAHLRIAMTTVLTLKKQCMLNTQLQCSHMKDQLIKIFKMPSFKEKQTNNNEFFSDPFYTHPRGYKMVICIDPNGYDNGYDEYKGTHVSVWVYLMRGEYDNQLEFPFKGTIKFELLNQLEDKNHHCESYTHNGTEDCSMRVIDGERSNGAQGVQDFISHKELGHNATKNCQYLQDDCLVFRISVDVLSYKQWLLCTNN; from the coding sequence ATGGGTGAGCTACGACATGTGGACGAGCACCTCAACACCTGCGACTATGTCAAGCTTGAATGCCCTAATGAGTGTGTGTTTGATGAAGCGACACAATTCCTTCGTAAAGACCTCCAAAAACATCTCAAAGAGGAGTGTCCATGTCGTCAGTACAGCTGTCCCCACTGCAAAGAAACTGATAAGTACGAATATATCACTGGAGAGCATATTGAAGACTGTCCCAAGATGATCATTGAGTGTTCCAATGCTCCTCACTGCAAGACAACGTTTCCAAGAGAAACTAAACACGCCCATCTCTCCACCTGCCAGTATCAAGAGGTGGCTTGCAAATACAGTGAGTTTGGGTGCGAAAAGATGCCATTTAGAAAAGATCTCCAAGAACACGAGAATGATGACAATGCACACCTCCGTATTGCCATGACAACAGTGCTGACGCTAAAGAAACAATGCATGCTAAATACACAGTTACAATGCTCTCACATGAAGGATCAGCTTATTAAGATATTCAAGATGCCCTCTTTTAaagaaaaacaaacaaacaataaCGAATTTTTCAGTGATCCATTCTACACACACCCCAGAGGATACAAAATGGTTATCTGCATTGATCCAAATGGTTACGATAATGGCTACGATGAGTACAAAGGCACTCATGTCTCAGTGTGGGTTTATCTAATGAGGGGAGAATATGATAATCAACTCGAGTTCCCATTCAAAGGCACTATCAAGTTTGAGCTACTCAATCAGCTGGAGGACAAGAACCACCATTGTGAATCATACACACATAATGGCACAGAAGATTGTAGCATGAGAGTAATCGATGGAGAGAGGTCTAATGGTGCACAAGGTGTGCAAGATTTTATTTCTCACAAAGAACTTGGACACAACGCCACCAAGAACTGTCAGTACCTCCAGGATGACTGTCTAGTGTTTCGAATCTCCGTTGACGTACTATCCTACAAGCAATGGCTACTGTGCACCAACAACTaa
- the LOC135344888 gene encoding NEDD8 isoform X2 — MLIKVKTLTGKEIDIDIEPTDKVERIKERVEEKEGIPPPQQRLIFSGKQMNDEKTAADYKIQGGSVLHLVLALRGGL; from the exons ATGCTCATCAAAGTAAAG ACGTTGACAGGAAAAGAG ATTGACATCGACATCGAACCCACGGACAAG GTGGAAAGAATCAAGGAGAGAGTAGAGGAAAAAGAGGGAATTCCCCCACCCCAACAAAG ATTGATTTTCAGTGGCAAACAAAT GAACGATGAGAAGACAGCTGCCGACTACAAGATCCAGGGAGGCTCTGTGCTCCACTTAGTGCTTGCCCTCAGAGGAGGACTCTAA
- the LOC135344888 gene encoding NEDD8 isoform X1 — MLIKVKTLTGKEIDIDIEPTDKVERIKERVEEKEGIPPPQQRSVYYYHILLCDCFSLYRLIFSGKQMNDEKTAADYKIQGGSVLHLVLALRGGL, encoded by the exons ATGCTCATCAAAGTAAAG ACGTTGACAGGAAAAGAG ATTGACATCGACATCGAACCCACGGACAAG GTGGAAAGAATCAAGGAGAGAGTAGAGGAAAAAGAGGGAATTCCCCCACCCCAACAAAGGTCTGTATATTATTACCACATACTACTGTGTGATTGTTTTTCTCTCTACAGATTGATTTTCAGTGGCAAACAAAT GAACGATGAGAAGACAGCTGCCGACTACAAGATCCAGGGAGGCTCTGTGCTCCACTTAGTGCTTGCCCTCAGAGGAGGACTCTAA
- the LOC135344857 gene encoding heat shock factor protein-like isoform X2 — MLKSNNMSEIMALTGARPSPPSGEEELKEKEAIAIFITKVWKIVESPEYNKYIHWSDNGKTFVVCDYPNFAREVLPHYFKHSNFSSFVRQLNLYGFRKVSHPDEGALIKTQANETFEFWQTNFRRGHHELLHLVQRKPNKHHHAEGGEELKPEITKVLGDIHTVQGRQENIMLVLDALKQDNQHLHMALKQLKEKSARQQKVLNKVIQFLVHMVYKGKLPGRRTSNNQLMLMEPLNIDGPPSPKRMRPMTIDNELASIVEYNDYTPNDLLDMPPLVSVVSPDSVQAPSPAPGSEYSGSARSPLKSVDSPTLVTPVTPITQTSTMSPLLTSSSTVTSLTPSTTYTTLSSSLPAESSNDDYALALVPLIGGGIQLPAISQDLFSEYPIHPAPSSLLNSPHPDNRLCINGQVSHQQNCIDAIPEMVTDNLSLDPGLLAEFLASQDHSGPCYDYVDTARLLESLTNLNQDTVTHESTLYQQLNQQPLSLTTSTPSQDASELEKLLNSQ; from the exons ATGCTGAAGTCGAACAACATGAGCGAAATAATGGCGTTGACTGGAGCCAGACCGAGCCCACCATCTGGAGAAGAGGAGCTAAAGGAGAAAGAGGCAATAGCCATTTTTATCACGAAGGTGTGGAAAATTGTGGAGAGCCCAGAATACAACAAATACATCCACTGGTCTGAT AATGGAAAGACGTTTGTAGTGTGCGACTATCCGAACTTTGCTCGAGAGGTTTTACCGCATTACTTCAAGCACAGCAACTTTAGCAGCTTCGTGCGACAGCTAAACCTCT ATGGTTTTCGTAAGGTCTCCCACCCGGACGAAGGGGCACTGATCAAGACTCAAGCGAACGAAACGTTTGAATTCTGGCAAACTAACTTTAGACGAGGTCATCATGAGCTGCTCCATCTCGTACAGAggaag cctAACAAGCACCATCATGCTGAGGGAGGGGAGGAGCTGAAGCCAGAGATCACCAAGGTCCTGGGGgacatacacacagtgcagGGACGACAGGAGAACATCATGCTCGTGCTAGATGCTCTCAAACA GGACAACCAACACCTCCACATGGCACTCAAGCAGCTCAAGGAGAAGAGTGCAAGGCAGCAGAAAGTTCTCAACAAG gtaattCAGTTTCTGGTCCACATGGTGTACAAAGGGAAGCTTCCAGGCAGAAGAACCTCCAA TAACCAGCTGATGTTAATGGAGCCACTCAATATAGACGGCCCACCCTCCCCTAAGAGAATGCGACCAATGACAATCGACAATGAGCTGGCCTCCATCGTGGAATACAACGATTACACACCT AATGATTTATTGGACATGCCCCCCCTTGTCAGTGTGGTGTCCCCTGACTCAGTGCAAGCACCATCTCCTGCTCCTG GTTCAGAGTACAGTGGATCAGCTCGATCTCCTCTGAAGTCCGTTGACTCCCCCACACTTGTCACACCTGTCACACCTATCACACAAACGAGCACAATGTCCCCGTTGCTCACAAGTTCCAGCACCGTCACAAGCCTCACACCCTCCACAACTTACACGACCCTCTCATCCTCACTCCCAGCCGAGTCCAGTAATGATGACTATGCTCTTGCTCTGGTCCCGTTGATAGGTGGCGGTATACAACTGCCTGCCATTAGCCAGGACCTCTTCTCAGAGTATCCCATACACCCGGCCCCATCCTCCCTGCTGAACTCACCACACCCTGACAA CCGTCTGTGTATCAATGGGCAGGTGAGCCACCAGCAGAACTGCATTGATGCTATACCAGAGATGGTGACTGATAACCTCAGCCTTGACCCAGGCCTGCTAGCAGAG ttCCTGGCCTCACAGGATCACTCAGGGCCCTGCTACGACTATGTGGATACTGCA CGTCTGCTAGAGTCCCTGACCAACCTGAACCAGGACACTGTGACTCACGAGAGCACCCTCTACCAGCAGCTCAACCAGCAGCCCCTCTCCCTCACAAcatccacaccctcacaag ATGCTTCTGAGCTCGAGAAGCTACTCAACTCTCAGTAA
- the LOC135344857 gene encoding heat shock factor protein-like isoform X1: MLKSNNMSEIMALTGARPSPPSGEEELKEKEAIAIFITKVWKIVESPEYNKYIHWSDNGKTFVVCDYPNFAREVLPHYFKHSNFSSFVRQLNLYGFRKVSHPDEGALIKTQANETFEFWQTNFRRGHHELLHLVQRKTHTSHAPSIKPKLHVKPNKHHHAEGGEELKPEITKVLGDIHTVQGRQENIMLVLDALKQDNQHLHMALKQLKEKSARQQKVLNKVIQFLVHMVYKGKLPGRRTSNNQLMLMEPLNIDGPPSPKRMRPMTIDNELASIVEYNDYTPNDLLDMPPLVSVVSPDSVQAPSPAPGSEYSGSARSPLKSVDSPTLVTPVTPITQTSTMSPLLTSSSTVTSLTPSTTYTTLSSSLPAESSNDDYALALVPLIGGGIQLPAISQDLFSEYPIHPAPSSLLNSPHPDNRLCINGQVSHQQNCIDAIPEMVTDNLSLDPGLLAEFLASQDHSGPCYDYVDTARLLESLTNLNQDTVTHESTLYQQLNQQPLSLTTSTPSQDASELEKLLNSQ; this comes from the exons ATGCTGAAGTCGAACAACATGAGCGAAATAATGGCGTTGACTGGAGCCAGACCGAGCCCACCATCTGGAGAAGAGGAGCTAAAGGAGAAAGAGGCAATAGCCATTTTTATCACGAAGGTGTGGAAAATTGTGGAGAGCCCAGAATACAACAAATACATCCACTGGTCTGAT AATGGAAAGACGTTTGTAGTGTGCGACTATCCGAACTTTGCTCGAGAGGTTTTACCGCATTACTTCAAGCACAGCAACTTTAGCAGCTTCGTGCGACAGCTAAACCTCT ATGGTTTTCGTAAGGTCTCCCACCCGGACGAAGGGGCACTGATCAAGACTCAAGCGAACGAAACGTTTGAATTCTGGCAAACTAACTTTAGACGAGGTCATCATGAGCTGCTCCATCTCGTACAGAggaag ACACACACCTCTCACGCCCCCAGCATTAagccaaagctacatgtaaag cctAACAAGCACCATCATGCTGAGGGAGGGGAGGAGCTGAAGCCAGAGATCACCAAGGTCCTGGGGgacatacacacagtgcagGGACGACAGGAGAACATCATGCTCGTGCTAGATGCTCTCAAACA GGACAACCAACACCTCCACATGGCACTCAAGCAGCTCAAGGAGAAGAGTGCAAGGCAGCAGAAAGTTCTCAACAAG gtaattCAGTTTCTGGTCCACATGGTGTACAAAGGGAAGCTTCCAGGCAGAAGAACCTCCAA TAACCAGCTGATGTTAATGGAGCCACTCAATATAGACGGCCCACCCTCCCCTAAGAGAATGCGACCAATGACAATCGACAATGAGCTGGCCTCCATCGTGGAATACAACGATTACACACCT AATGATTTATTGGACATGCCCCCCCTTGTCAGTGTGGTGTCCCCTGACTCAGTGCAAGCACCATCTCCTGCTCCTG GTTCAGAGTACAGTGGATCAGCTCGATCTCCTCTGAAGTCCGTTGACTCCCCCACACTTGTCACACCTGTCACACCTATCACACAAACGAGCACAATGTCCCCGTTGCTCACAAGTTCCAGCACCGTCACAAGCCTCACACCCTCCACAACTTACACGACCCTCTCATCCTCACTCCCAGCCGAGTCCAGTAATGATGACTATGCTCTTGCTCTGGTCCCGTTGATAGGTGGCGGTATACAACTGCCTGCCATTAGCCAGGACCTCTTCTCAGAGTATCCCATACACCCGGCCCCATCCTCCCTGCTGAACTCACCACACCCTGACAA CCGTCTGTGTATCAATGGGCAGGTGAGCCACCAGCAGAACTGCATTGATGCTATACCAGAGATGGTGACTGATAACCTCAGCCTTGACCCAGGCCTGCTAGCAGAG ttCCTGGCCTCACAGGATCACTCAGGGCCCTGCTACGACTATGTGGATACTGCA CGTCTGCTAGAGTCCCTGACCAACCTGAACCAGGACACTGTGACTCACGAGAGCACCCTCTACCAGCAGCTCAACCAGCAGCCCCTCTCCCTCACAAcatccacaccctcacaag ATGCTTCTGAGCTCGAGAAGCTACTCAACTCTCAGTAA